The Ascochyta rabiei chromosome 10, complete sequence genome has a window encoding:
- a CDS encoding Pyrroline-5-carboxylate reductase: protein MRRDVNGFFLNIRNCIIFPRLNWDGEDESIAENNVRERNLGQPILSSLLSESGSDKDAKFEKYIACVRSEASEKKLAEKYPEAVKSGKLSISRGNNVKAAKDSDVVLLGVDPSDVEETLKQDGLADSLSGKLLISLAAGWTRADIEKLISSSKDRVWVIRTLPNIAAQVSESLTAIEDPDKDIPNEFKKITDAVFNQVGKTAHIDPKLMNASTAVGGSTPAMFAVICDALIDASVAVGMPRATAQTMIYQSMKGTAAMLQSGIHPGVLKDQGTSPEGCTIGGLMVMEEAGVRGHLGKALREAVTIARLMGQNPHVNDTRQGQ, encoded by the exons ATGAGACGCGACGTGAACGGTTTCTTCCTGAACATCCGCAATTGCATCATCTTCCCGAGACTCAACTGGGACGGCGAGGACGAAAGCATCGCCGAAAACAATGTCCGGGAAA GAAACCTTGGGCAGCCTATCCTGAGCAGCTTGCTCAGCGAGTCGGGCAGTGACAAGGATGCGAAGTTCGAAAAGTACATTGCCTGTGTACGGAGCGAGGCTTCCGAGAAGAAGCTGGCCGAGAAGTACCCAGAAGCTGTCAAGTCTGGAAAGCTCTCCATCTCACGAGGCAACAACGTCAAAGCTGCAAAGGATTCAGACGTCGTCCTCCTCGGCGTCGATCCATCCGATGTTGAGGAAACTCTGAAGCAAGACGGTCTCGCCGATTCGCTGAGCGGAAAGCTTCTCATTAGTCTTGCGGCCGGGTGGACGCGAGCGGATATTGAGAAGCTCATTTCATCAAGCAAAGACAGGGTTTGGGTTATCCGCACCCTTCCCAACATCGCTGCACAAGTTTCTGAATCGCTCACAGCAATTGAAGATCCAGACAAGGACATCCCGAATGAGTTTAAGAAAATTACCGATGCCGTCTTCAACCAAGTTGGAAAGACTGCCCACATTGATCCTAAGCTGATGAACGCTTCCACGGCCGTAGGGGGTTCAACACCAGCCATGTTTGCCGTCATTTGCGATGCATTGATTGATGCATCGGTCGCCGTTGGTATGCCTAGAGCAACTGCGCAAACTATGATCTACCAGAGCATGAAGGGCACAGCTGCGATGCTGCAGAGCGGCATTCACCCGGGGGTCCTGAAAGATCAAGGAACATCGCCAGAGGGATGCACGATTGGCGGTCTGATGGTGATGGAGGAGGCAGGCGTACGAGGGCATCTCGGAAAGGCGCTGAGAGAAGCGGTGACCATTGCTCGTTTGATGGGCCAGAATCCTCATGTCAACGACACACGGCAAGGACAATAG
- a CDS encoding proline dehydrogenase: MPLPMFLRSLLVATVSSRKWLLVPSIHILNFFAKPERTWLFNLDKNPVLKAIIKKSFYDQFCAGTTPAETRKCVKALKDLGFRGVILTYAQEMVFDHKSGNGYSPGSAAEEAAEEAAGIKIDNIIESWRAGTVGTIDLIEEGDILAIKTSGAGPAVVNAFNKGDLPPQQMLDALNEIGTKCKERNIQIIVDAESQHYQRGIDRVSLEMMRKFNTDGRVVVYNTYQAYLKGTQALLASHLAEAEKDGFTLGLKLVRGAYIASEDRALIHDTKQDTDDNYNGIAQGALRQQLGEYGVSRPFPSLKLFLASHNRDSVISAQRLHKQRIAAGLPTVPVSFAQLHGMSDEVSFTLLAEKGNDGQPPAVFKCSTWGSMGECIGYLMRRAVENRDAVLRTNDEYVALRREAGRRMRSMFGAA, from the exons ATGCCTCTGCCCATGTTTCTGAGATCACTTCTGGTCGCCACAGTTTCCTCCAGGAAGTGGCTACTCGTGCCTTCTATTCATATTCTCAACTTCTTTGCAAAGCCAGAAAGGACCTGGCTATTCAATCTCGACAAGAACCCAGTCCTTAAAGCAATCATCAAGAAATCATTCTACGATCAATTCTGTGCTGGTACCACACCAGCAGAGACCAGAAAATGCGTCAAGGCACTGAAAGACCTTGGGTTTCGAGGTGTTATCCTCACGTATGCACAAGAGATGGTCTTCGACCACAAAAGCGGTAACGGGTACAGCCCCGGATCCGCTGCAGAGGAAGCGGCGGAAGAGGCGGCTGGTATTAAGATCGACAATATTATTGAGTCCTGGAGAGCTGGCACTGTTGGAACCATCGATTTGATCGAAGAGGGAGATATTTTGGCCATCAA GACTTCCGGAGCCGGACCTGCGGTTGTTAATGCTTTCAACAAAGGAGACTTGCCGCCACAGCAGATGCTTGACGCTTTGAACGAGATCGGCACCAAGTGCAAGGAACGCAACATCCAGATCATCGTCGACGCAGAGTCTCAACACTACCAGAGGGGCATTGATCGCGTCAGTCTCGAGATGATGCGCAAATTTAACACTGATGGCCGTGTCGTCGTCTACAACACGTACCAGGCCTACCTCAAGGGCACCCAGGCACTCCTCGCATCTCACCTCGCTGAAGCTGAGAAAGACGGCTTCACTCTCGGACTCAAACTCGTTCGTGGTGCATATATAGCTTCGGAAGACCGCGCCTTGATCCACGATACAAAGCAAGACACAGACGACAACTACAACGGTATTGCCCAGGGTGCTCTCCGTCAGCAGCTCGGTGAATACGGTGTTTCTCGCCCCTTCCCCTCACTTAAGTTGTTTCTTGCATCTCACAACCGCGACTCTGTCATCTCTGCGCAAAGACTACACAAGCAAAGGATCGCTGCTGGCTTGCCTACCGTTCCAGTCAGCTTTGCTCAACTTCACGGCATGTCGGACGAAGTTAGCTTCACACTTCTGGCCGAGAAGGGTAACGACGGTCAACCTCCAGCTGTTTTCAAGTGCTCTACATGGGGAAGCATGGGCGAGTGTATTGGGTACCTAATGAGAAGAGCAGTTGAGAACAGGGACGCCGTTTTGAGGACGAATGACGAATATGTTGCGCTCCGCAGGGAGGCGGGGAGAAGGATGCGATCCATGTTTGGCGCTGCATAA
- a CDS encoding Aspartate transaminase, translating into MFRSVPMGPADPVFILSSKVKADKSPSRIDLGVGVYRNKEGKYNELGVMKQAKEILTKAELGHDYEVTTGDDEFVNNACKVLFSAESEPVRTGRIASAQDISGTGSIHLAALFLSRAREFKGKKVYF; encoded by the coding sequence ATGTTCCGCTCCGTTCCCATGGGCCCAGCGGACCCAGTCTTCATCCTCAGCTCCAAAGTAAAAGCCGACAAATCGCCCTCGAGAATCGATCTCGGCGTTGGCGTATACCGGAATAAGGAGGGTAAATACAACGAGCTCGGCGTAATGAAGCAGGCGAAGGAGATTCTCACAAAGGCGGAACTAGGTCACGACTACGAAGTCACAACGGGAGATGACGAATTCGTCAACAACGCATGCAAAGTCCTGTTCAGCGCAGAATCCGAGCCTGTGAGGACCGGCCGCATTGCGTCTGCTCAAGATATCTCGGGTACTGGAAGCATTCATCTTGCTGCTCTGTTTCTGAGCCGCGCCAGGGAGTTCAAAGGAAAGAAGGTCTACTTTTGA
- a CDS encoding 4-hydroxy-2-oxoglutarate aldolase has translation MAKRHSNAVGVKLTCGSVAKTTRLAAAQPKEKFAVFGGQADFIVGGLSSGSSGCIAAFANVAPRCIVRINELYHQSKHAEALALHQKTALAEHAIKGGIAPTKYAAAIHSAAYAGIQDAPAKMAPHRPYVAPATAVRDMVKSKTAEVGRIEQSLPLINRPISPRI, from the coding sequence ATGGCCAAGCGCCACAGCAACGCCGTGGGCGTGAAGCTGACGTGCGGCTCCGTAGCCAAAACCACGCGCCTCGCAGCTGCACAGCCCAAAGAGAAGTTCGCCGTCTTTGGAGGCCAGGCAGACTTCATCGTCGGTGGTCTGAGCTCAGGCTCGTCTGGCTGCATCGCTGCTTTTGCCAATGTTGCTCCTCGATGCATCGTTCGCATCAACGAGCTCTATCACCAGAGCAAGCACGCAGAGGCTCTGGCCCTGCACCAGAAGACTGCACTGGCCGAGCACGCTATCAAGGGCGGCATTGCGCCTACAAAGTACGCTGCGGCGATACACAGCGCTGCCTATGCCGGTATTCAGGACGCACCCGCCAAGATGGCACCGCATAGGCCCTACGTTGCGCCAGCCACTGCCGTCCGAGACATGGTCAAGTCGAAGACAGCAGAGGTTGGGAGGATTGAACAGAGCCTGCCTCTGATCAACAGGCCTATCTCTCCAAGGATATGA
- a CDS encoding L-glutamate gamma-semialdehyde dehydrogenase, whose protein sequence is MSSIRTITSLRTTRRPLIKAPRLACLQARTNVTVPFRLPAARNEPNPTYKEGSEERTELVKVLKRLRSQLPLKSEIFLNGTSQPAAESWDQPIPAEKDTVFTNYPLISKEQASDAITSALEAKKIWEKTLFVDRASIFLKAAELVAGKYRYELIAATMLGQGKNIWQGEVDAAAELADFFRLNCNYAAEILSRQPDRGSDGMWSRMDYRPVEGFVYAVSPFNFTAIGGNLIAGPALMGNVVLWKPSPSNIYASTLVYKILLEAGLPKDVIQFIPGDPEVINDVVFAHRDFAGINFVGSSDVFRSLCARIGEGIGKGTYREFPRMVGETSGKNFTLIHPTGDIPSAVKHTIRGSFEYQGQKCSATSRLYLPESRSKEFLDAFVKDVNEITIGNPDKDLSAFMGPVIHDRSFNKIKKIIDESNADPSLKCIAGGTYDDSKGYFVKPTVYLSDSPDHKLFNYEIFGPVLAIHVYKDADWKDILQKVDQAGGGFALTGSVFANDRSAIREAEDTLRYSAGNFYINCKTTAALIGQQSFGGSRASGTNDKAGSSNPVLRFTSPRLIKEEFFPQTEFLYPSNKPAENREDVKGAQH, encoded by the exons ATGTCGAGCATTCGCACCATCACATCTCTCCGTACCACACGGCGGCCCTTGATCAAGGCGCCTCGCCTTGCTTGCCTCCAGGCTCGCACCAACGTCACAGTACCCTTCAGGTTACCTGCTGCACGCAACGAGCCCAACCCTACTTACAAGGAAGGCTCAGAAGAGCGCACCGAGCTTGTCAAGGTGCTCAAGAGACTCAGATCTCAGCTTCCTCTCAAGTCTGAAATCTTCCTCAACGGCACATCTCAGCCCGCTGCTGAATCTTGGGATCAGCCCATCCCCGCAGAGAAGGACACCGTCTTCACAAACTACCCTCTCATCTCCAAGGAGCAGGCCTCAGATGCCATCACATCAGCTCTGGAGGCCAAGAAGATATGGGAGAAAACTCTCTTTGTCGACCGTGCTTCCATTTTCCTAAAGGCTGCGGAGCTTGTTGCGGGGAAATACCGTTATGAGCTCATTGCTGCAACCATGCTCGGCCAGGGCAAGAACATCTGGCAGGGCGAAGTGGACGCCGCTGCTGAGCTGGCTGACTTCTTCCGTCTCAACTGCAACTATGCTGCTGAGATTTTGTCTCGCCAGCCCGATCGTGGTTCGGACGGCATGTGGTCCCGCATGGACTACCGCCCGGTTGAGGGTTTCGTCTACGCTGTTTCTCCCTTCAACTTCACAGCCATCGGCGGTAACCTAATTGCTGGGCCTGCTCTGATGGGTAACGTCGTTCTCTGGAAGCCATCTCCATCCAACATCTACGCTTCCACCCTTGTCTACAAGATCTTACTGGAGGCTGGTCTCCCCAAGGACGTCATCCAGTTCATTCCTGGTGACCCAGAGGTCATCAACGATGTCGTTTTCGCCCACCGCGACTTTGCTGGTATCAACTTTGTTGGTTCCTCGGATGTTTTCCGCTCGCTCTGTGCTCGCATTGGTGAGGGAATTGGCAAAGGCACGTACCGCGAGTTCCCACGCATGGTCGGTGAGACCAGCGGTAAGAACTTTACTCTCATCCACCCAACTGGCGATATTCCTTCTGCCGTAAAGCACACGATCCGCGGCTCTTTCGAGTACCAGGGACAGAAGTGCTCTGCCACCTCCCGTCTCTACCTCCCCGAGTCCCGTTCCAAGGAATTCCTCGACGCTTTCGTCAAGGATGTCAACGAGATCACCATCGGTAACCCCGACAAGGATCTCTCTGCATTCATGGGCCCTGTCATCCACGACCGCTCTTTCAACAAGATCAAGAAGATCATTGACGAATCCAATGCCGATCCCTCGCTCAAGTGCATTGCTGGTGGAACCTACGACGACTCCAAGGGCTACTTTGTCAAGCCTACAGTCTATCTTTCCGACTCCCCTGACCACAAGCTTTTCAACTACGAGATCTTTGGTCCTGTCCTTGCTATCCACGTCTACAAGGACGCTGACTGGAAGGACATCCTCCAGAAGGTTGACCAGGCCGGTGGCGGCTTCGCCCTGACAGGCTCCGTTTTCGCCAACGACCGCTCTGCTATCCGCGAAGCCGAGGACACTCTCCGCTACTCCGCCGGCAATTTCTACATCA ACTGCAAGACAACAGCCGCCCTTATCGGGCAGCAATCTTTCGGCGGCTCCCGCGCCTCAGGCACAAACGACAAAGCCGGCTCCTCCAATCCTGTCCTCCGCTTCACCTCCCCTCGCCTTATCAAGGAGGAGTTCTTCCCCCAGACCGAGTTCTTGTATCCCAGCAACAAGCCGGCCGAGAACCGCGAGGACGTCAAGGGCGCCCAGCACTAA
- a CDS encoding low-affinity phosphate transporter: MKFSHSLQFNAVPDWSNHYVAYSNLKKQIYSLETQINQKNTAATDAESSPLLNGAADDPDKAFTNLLDAELEKVTSFYQLKEAEIYGELDALINDEAGYERGQEELDQEQQNAPPGKQTRSTSVFKQIGFNRPRATSTVSGRSTGDGHDDDDDDDSDVDANETSRLRQKSPDGQRRRRRTTDENNNSDGLSSKRRTSVAFDDYNDMAFSALYDEGVSLKKRTVSVYVSLCELRSFIQLNKTGFEKVLKKFDKILDRKLKSQYLNQYVYPAYPFQQSTMDKLTQKLEHVEHAYSQICTKGNVAEAKRELRLHLREHVVWERNTVWREMIGIERKAQAANIGITQTLLGRDVNAGRVRRQGDENASEIKEVVTPIGRYRCPQWLISKTFWTLVACIAVFVVLLVVPIMEKPEQQNCLAMVIFVSALWATEAIPLFVTSLLVPFLAVTLDVVRSDVEPHKRLGSKAAAGYVFAAMWTPVIMLLLGGFTIAAALSKYNIAKMMATFVLSKAGTKPRTVLLTNMFVAMFASMWISNVAAPVLCFSIIQPILRNLPADSNMTKALLLGIALASNIGGAASPIASPQNLIALQNMNPEPSWGLWFFVALPVCIISILLIWGLLVLTFQPGKGTTIVPIRPMKDKFTGVQWFISIVTVVTIILWCVSHQLEEIFGDMGVVAIIPLVLFFGTGILTKEDFNNFLWTIIILAAGGLALGKSVNSSGLLHTIAESITSSVEGMSLYGVLVVFCGLILVIATFISHTVAALIVLPLVQQVGQSMSEPHPNLLVMGAVLMASGAMGLPTSGFPNMTAIMMEDQRTGQRYLEVKHFLTRGVPASIVTFVVIITVGYGLMLAAGF, translated from the exons ATGAAGTTCTCCCACAGCCTGCAGTTCAACGCGGTGCCGGACTGGAGCAACCACTACGTCGCCTACAGCAACCTGAAGAAGCA GATCTACAGTCTTGAAACACAAATCAACCAGAAAAACACTGCGGCCACTGATGCCGAGTCGTCGCCGCTGCTGAACGGCGCCGCAGATGACCCAGACAAGGCCTTCACCAATCTGCTCGATGCTGAGCTGGAGAAGGTCACTTCCTTCTACCAGCTGAAGGAGGCCGAGATCTACGGAGAGCTGGATGCTCTGATCAACGATGAGGCAGGCTATGAGCGTGGCCAAGAAGAACTCGACCAAGAGCAGCAGAATGCGCCGCCCGGGAAGCAGACACGCAGCACTAGCGTGTTCAAGCAGATTGGCTTCAACCGACCGCGCGCAACGAGCACAGTGAGCGGGCGATCAACCGGCGACGGAcacgacgatgacgacgacgacgactcAGACGTCGACGCAAACGAGACGTCAAGGCTGCGGCAGAAAAGCCCTGACGGCCAGCGTCGGCGACGACGCACAACAGACGAGAACAACAATTCTGATGGTCTCTCCTCGAAGCGCAGAACAAGCGTGGCCTTTGATGACTACAATGACATGGCATTTTCCGCACTATACGACGAGGGTGTATCCTTGAAGAAGCGCACCGTCAGCGTATACGTCTCTCTCTGCGAACTGCGGTCGTTCATCCAACTGAACAAGACCGGTTTCGAGAAGGTCTTGAAGAAGTTCGACAAGATTCTGGACCGCAAGCTCAAGAGCCAGTACCTCAACCAATACGTTTACCCCGCATACCCGTTCCAGCAGAGCACAATGGACAAGTTGACGCAGAAGTTGGAGCACGTTGAGCACGCCTACTCGCAGATCTGCACCAAGGGCAATGTTGCAGAGGCGAAACGCGAGCTGAGGCTGCACCTGCGAGAACATGTAGTATGGGAGCGCAACACAGTCTGGAGGGAGATGATCGGCATCGAGAGGAAAGCACAAGCTGCGAACATTGGCATCACACAGACTCTGCTCGGCCGCGACGTCAATGCAGGGCGAGTACGACGCCAGGGAGATGAGAACGCCTCTGAGATCAAAGAGGTGGTCACGCCTATAGGGAGATACAGGTGCCCCCAATGGCTCATCAGCAAGACATTCTGGACCCTGGTGGCATGTATAGCAGTGTTTGTCGTATTGTTGGTGGTTCCCATCATGGAGAAGCCAGAGCAGCAGAACTGCTTAGCTATGGTCATCTTCGTCAGCGCGTTGTGGGCAACTGAG GCTATTCCACTCTTCGTCACATCACTCCTCGTACCGTTCCTGGCAGTAACCCTCGACGTTGTACGGAGCGATGTTGAACCGCACAAACGACTGGGCTCCAAGGCGGCAGCTGGCTACGTGTTTGCGGCCATGTGGACACCAGTCATCATGCTCCTTCTTGGAGGATTCACAATCGCAGCCGCCCTCTCAAAGTACAACATTGCAAAGATGATGGCTACCTTTGTTCTGAGTAAGGCCGGGACAAAGCCAAGGACGGTTCTCCTCACGAACATGTTCGTCGCCATGTTCGCTAGCATGTGGATCAGCAATGTCGCCGCACCTGTACTGTGCTTTTCCATTATCCAG CCTATTCTTCGCAACCTTCCAGCCGACTCCAACATGACAAAGGCACTGCTCCTCGGTATTGCCCTAGCATCCAACATTGGTGGCGCTGCATCCCCGATTGCCTCACCGCAGAACCTCATCGCGCTTCAGAACATGAACCCTGAACCGTCATGGGGCCTCTGGTTCTTTGTCGCGTTGCCTGTGTGCATCATTTCCATCCTTCTGATCTGGGGTCTGCTCGTTCTTACCTTCCAGCCAGGCAAAGGCACTACAATCGTACCTATCCGACCCATGAAGGACAAATTTACAGGCGTTCAGTGGTTTATCAGCATCGTCACGGTCGTAACCATCATTCTTTGGTGTGTAAGCCATCAGCTGGAGGAAATTTTTGGCGACATGGGCGTTGTGGCCATCATACCACTTGTGCTGTTCTTTGGCACTGGCATACTTACAAAGGAGGACTTCAACAACTTCTTGTGGACCATCATCATCCTCGCTGCCGGTGGTTTGGCGCTCGGCAAATCCGTCAACTCGTCCGGTCTGTTGCACACTATTGCCGAGTCCATCACCAGCAGCGTCGAAGGCATGAGCCTGTATGGAGTACTCGTTGTCTTCTGCGGTCTGATCCTGGTCATCGCGACTTTCATCAGTCACACTGTCGCGGCGCTCATTGTGCTCCCGCTTGTGCAGCAGGTTGGCCAGAGCATGTCGGAGCCGCACCCCAACCTTCTCGTCATGGGCGCCGTCCTCATGGCAAGTGGGGCTATGGGTCTACCTACGAGCGGCTTCCCGAATATGA CTGCCATCATGATGGAGGACCAGCGGACTGGACAACGCTACCTCGAGGTCAAGCACTTTCTCACCCGTGGTGTTCCTGCCTCAATTGTTACCTTTGTTGTTATCATCACTGTAGGCTACGGGCTCATGCTCGCGGCAGGCTTTTAA